The Clostridia bacterium genome segment AAGGGCAGAACTTGGCAGGCAAAACTCAGATATTCTCTACGAAGATCTTTGCTTTGATGCCCAGCAGGCAGTTGAAAAGTCCCTTAAAGGTATAATGGCATTCCTGGAAGTGGATACCCCGAAAACCCATTCTATTGGGTACCTTTTGAAGTTAATTGAAGAGTCCGGGAAAGTTCAGGTTCCCGAAAGACTTAAAGAAGCCGCGATTCTTACTGATTACGCTGTAACAACCCGTTACCCGGGAGACTGGGAACCAATAGATGAAGCTGAATACAAACGGGCAGTCTCGCTGGCCCAAGAAGTTTACCGGTGGGCGTTATCCCTCACCAACCAGGATGGAGAAAAATAAGCCCCGTAGAAGAACCGTCTTATTACCGGCCCAGTCCACAAACATCTTCTCTCCGGCCCGGTGCACCTGGCGCAGGGATGCGTGCAGAGTTTTGCACTACCGGCGGTAGAGGTCGCAAAAACGGCTGTACTGGTAGCCATCTGTATGCTCAGGCTTATACTCCTGCCATAAAAGCTGCAGAGTGACGCTTTTTCCCCGGAGTTCTTTGTGCACTCTGGTAAA includes the following:
- a CDS encoding HEPN domain-containing protein, with the translated sequence MSDELWRLWFQRAKSNLARAELGRQNSDILYEDLCFDAQQAVEKSLKGIMAFLEVDTPKTHSIGYLLKLIEESGKVQVPERLKEAAILTDYAVTTRYPGDWEPIDEAEYKRAVSLAQEVYRWALSLTNQDGEK